In one Corallococcus sp. EGB genomic region, the following are encoded:
- a CDS encoding O-antigen ligase family protein, whose product MAPGSHRVSRYTVSAEVALAALVVLGPVALGGAAHWVSWPLGVLSGAAAVLAVVGARRQGDTLRVPLLAAPLVGGAVLCALQLVPLPPGLLSWVSPQAAALREDVLVPLGLTGWRPVSLEPSATWRELAKHVAYLLTFVAAVQVCRARASRQRLLAVLTFTGAAVATVGLGHALSGVETLFGLRAYVHARPPLVTPFGNPNHLAGFLGLCSTVAVGLALSKQPRARAWPFAMAALVSGAGVMLSLSRAGIVFFVFGQVLLAAWLMKQRREARTPARPAWGRGAAVLLGLLATLSVGAYLAADQLWAEARTVDGVESLRHGKMEPWPMMARAARAFPVSGMGRGAFEAAFPRYQTEPNPNTFTHPENEVLQVAAEWGVPGLLLLGLGVWAFVKRVRREDHGPVELAVLSGVAALALHNLFDFSLELPACAVAVAVVLGAVSRPREAERMAVRRTRWETLSARPALMLAAGLTVVMLVALVPGRRRMADAEALLAQRVASRAPGAEVRALGLQLIDVHPADYLLYRLLAMASVSSGAAGANDALALVNDTLYLRPLDAPAHRVAARALLHLGRREQAFLEYRLAHEAGDPRVLISEAMPRARTVEELKALTPEAPGQAVELAEALLAVPARRALGLGWLAWAREHFEGRPEATALWMQESRGRLAQGEPASAEAACAEVERRAPDALATHLLRADVWRAQGRGAEALQVLEALAKRFPRDVELAFTLATRQQEAGLTRKSRDTLAAVAPYLTDLRQRARLLSLEADSFEKEGLLARALEQRRSVVGLLPGPESHFAVARLQELLSRYDAAARSVHEGLRLMPLEDARRAEGEAWAARLEEHERALRDAHKKTLLEDAQARDPEPPGSPAVSDAPAP is encoded by the coding sequence ATGGCTCCTGGCTCCCACCGCGTCTCCCGGTACACCGTCTCCGCGGAAGTGGCGCTCGCGGCCCTGGTGGTGCTGGGGCCGGTGGCGCTCGGCGGCGCGGCGCACTGGGTGTCCTGGCCGCTGGGCGTGCTGTCCGGGGCCGCGGCGGTGCTGGCCGTTGTCGGGGCCCGGCGCCAGGGAGACACCCTCCGCGTGCCGCTCCTGGCCGCGCCGCTGGTGGGGGGCGCGGTGTTGTGCGCGCTGCAATTGGTGCCGCTGCCACCGGGGCTGCTCTCGTGGGTGAGCCCGCAGGCCGCGGCGCTGCGCGAGGACGTGCTCGTTCCGCTGGGGCTCACGGGCTGGCGCCCGGTATCGCTGGAGCCCTCCGCCACCTGGCGTGAGCTGGCGAAGCACGTGGCCTACCTGCTGACGTTCGTCGCGGCGGTGCAGGTGTGCCGTGCGCGGGCGTCGCGGCAGCGGCTGCTCGCGGTGCTGACGTTCACGGGCGCGGCGGTGGCGACGGTGGGGCTGGGGCACGCGCTGTCCGGCGTGGAGACGCTCTTCGGGCTGCGGGCGTACGTGCATGCGCGGCCGCCGCTGGTGACGCCGTTCGGCAACCCCAACCACCTGGCGGGCTTCCTGGGGCTGTGCTCGACGGTGGCGGTGGGGCTCGCGCTGTCGAAGCAGCCGCGTGCGCGCGCGTGGCCCTTCGCGATGGCGGCGCTCGTCTCCGGGGCGGGCGTGATGCTGTCGCTGTCGCGCGCGGGCATCGTGTTCTTCGTCTTCGGGCAGGTGCTGCTCGCCGCGTGGCTGATGAAGCAGCGGCGTGAAGCACGCACTCCCGCGAGGCCCGCGTGGGGCCGGGGCGCGGCGGTGCTGCTGGGGCTGCTGGCGACGCTGTCGGTGGGCGCGTACCTGGCGGCGGATCAGCTGTGGGCCGAGGCGCGCACCGTGGACGGCGTGGAGTCCCTGCGCCACGGCAAGATGGAGCCCTGGCCGATGATGGCCCGCGCGGCCCGTGCCTTCCCGGTGTCGGGAATGGGGCGCGGCGCGTTCGAGGCCGCCTTCCCGCGCTACCAGACCGAGCCCAACCCCAACACCTTCACGCACCCGGAGAACGAAGTCTTGCAGGTGGCGGCGGAGTGGGGCGTGCCGGGACTGCTGCTGCTCGGGCTGGGCGTCTGGGCCTTCGTGAAGCGCGTGCGGCGCGAGGACCACGGGCCGGTGGAGCTGGCGGTGCTGTCCGGCGTGGCGGCGCTGGCGCTGCACAACCTCTTCGACTTCAGCCTGGAGCTGCCCGCGTGCGCGGTCGCGGTCGCGGTGGTGCTGGGCGCGGTGTCCCGGCCCCGCGAGGCCGAGCGGATGGCCGTGCGCCGCACGCGGTGGGAGACCCTGTCCGCCCGCCCCGCGCTGATGCTGGCGGCGGGGCTCACGGTGGTGATGCTCGTCGCGCTCGTGCCGGGGCGGCGGAGGATGGCGGACGCGGAGGCGCTGCTGGCGCAACGCGTGGCATCCCGTGCACCCGGCGCGGAGGTGCGCGCGCTGGGGCTCCAGCTCATCGACGTACACCCGGCGGACTACCTGCTGTACCGGCTGCTGGCGATGGCCTCCGTGTCGAGCGGCGCGGCGGGTGCGAACGACGCCCTGGCCCTCGTCAATGACACGCTGTACCTGCGGCCCCTGGATGCGCCCGCGCACCGCGTGGCCGCGCGGGCCCTGTTGCACCTGGGCCGGCGCGAACAGGCGTTCCTGGAGTACCGGCTCGCGCATGAGGCCGGGGATCCGCGCGTGTTGATCAGCGAAGCGATGCCCCGGGCCCGCACGGTCGAGGAGCTGAAGGCCCTCACGCCCGAAGCGCCTGGACAGGCCGTGGAGCTGGCGGAGGCGCTGCTCGCCGTGCCCGCGCGCCGCGCGCTGGGGCTCGGATGGCTCGCCTGGGCGCGCGAGCACTTCGAGGGCCGGCCCGAGGCCACCGCGCTGTGGATGCAGGAGTCCCGCGGACGATTGGCCCAGGGAGAACCTGCCTCGGCGGAAGCCGCCTGCGCGGAGGTGGAGCGGCGCGCTCCGGACGCGCTGGCCACGCACCTGCTGCGCGCGGACGTGTGGCGTGCGCAGGGGAGGGGGGCGGAGGCACTCCAAGTACTGGAGGCGCTCGCGAAGCGCTTCCCGCGGGACGTCGAGCTGGCCTTCACGCTGGCCACTCGCCAGCAGGAGGCGGGCCTCACGCGGAAGTCCCGGGATACGCTGGCCGCCGTGGCGCCGTACCTGACGGACCTGCGCCAGCGCGCGCGCCTGTTGTCACTGGAGGCGGACAGCTTCGAAAAGGAAGGCCTGCTGGCCCGCGCGCTGGAGCAGCGCCGCTCGGTCGTGGGGCTGCTGCCCGGTCCGGAGAGCCACTTCGCGGTGGCCCGGTTGCAGGAGCTGCTGTCGCGCTACGACGCCGCGGCGCGCTCGGTGCACGAGGGCCTGCGGCTCATGCCGCTCGAGGACGCACGTCGCGCCGAGGGAGAGGCGTGGGCGGCGCGGCTGGAGGAACACGAGCGTGCGCTGCGGGACGCACACAAGAAGACGCTGCTGGAGGATGCGCAGGCGCGGGACCCGGAGCCGCCGGGCTCCCCGGCGGTCAGCGACGCTCCCGCGCCGTGA
- a CDS encoding aminoacyl-tRNA deacylase, translating to MIPNAIQSYLRRHRVPFERYAHARAVTAMELADALDVPGWRVAKSVIVMADRQPWIVVVPAMSAVDLRQVRHTLGVRTARLAAEAEFVDHFPDCETGAEPPFGELYGLPVAMDESLSVNERLLFRAGSHEEALEMRFQDFARLEWPLVASFTQPLAKEEEEAEQRPSYRAPLEDSSAPA from the coding sequence ATGATCCCGAATGCCATCCAGAGCTATCTGCGGCGGCACCGCGTCCCCTTCGAGCGGTATGCCCACGCCCGGGCAGTCACGGCGATGGAGCTCGCGGATGCGCTCGACGTGCCCGGCTGGCGCGTGGCCAAGTCCGTCATCGTGATGGCGGATCGGCAGCCCTGGATCGTCGTCGTGCCCGCGATGTCGGCCGTGGACCTGCGGCAGGTGCGCCACACGTTGGGTGTCCGCACGGCGAGGCTCGCCGCGGAAGCCGAGTTCGTCGACCACTTCCCGGACTGCGAGACGGGCGCCGAGCCTCCCTTCGGAGAGCTGTACGGCCTGCCTGTCGCGATGGATGAATCCCTGAGCGTCAACGAGCGGCTGCTGTTCCGGGCGGGCTCGCACGAGGAGGCCCTGGAGATGCGCTTCCAGGACTTCGCGCGCCTGGAGTGGCCCCTGGTCGCGTCTTTCACCCAGCCCCTGGCGAAAGAAGAGGAGGAGGCGGAGCAGAGGCCCTCATACAGAGCGCCCCTGGAGGACTCCAGCGCTCCCGCCTGA
- a CDS encoding UDP-glucose/GDP-mannose dehydrogenase family protein has protein sequence MRIAIIGSGYVGLVAGTCFADSGNDVACVDIDERKIRMLQDGQVPIYEPGLEELIRKNVKEKRLTFTTNLAEGVQNAQAVFIAVGTPEGESGEADLQYVLAAAQAVGRAMKQYTVVVDKSTVPVGTADKVRDAIAKVTDVEFDVVSNPEFLKEGAALDDFFKPDRVVIGANTERARKIMGELYAPFVRTENPILFMDTRSAELTKYAANAMLATRISFMNDISALCEKVGADVDFVRKGLGADKRIGYPFLFPGVGYGGSCFPKDVKALVTTAREYGLELDLLRAVERTNERQKKLLVNKAVKHYGSLEGKKFGVWGLAFKPKTDDMREAPSIEVIEGLIGKGASVIAHDPVAAHASKRVFGDRIRYADLPYDALEGVDGLFVVTEWNEFRHPDFDRMKKLMKSPVVFDGRNIFQPERMRELGFTYFGIGRK, from the coding sequence ATGCGCATTGCCATTATCGGATCGGGTTACGTCGGACTCGTCGCGGGCACCTGCTTCGCGGACTCGGGCAACGACGTCGCGTGCGTGGACATCGACGAGCGGAAGATCCGCATGCTCCAGGACGGGCAGGTTCCCATCTACGAGCCGGGGCTGGAGGAGCTCATCCGCAAGAACGTGAAGGAGAAGCGCCTCACGTTCACCACGAACCTGGCCGAGGGCGTGCAGAACGCGCAGGCCGTGTTCATCGCCGTGGGCACCCCGGAAGGGGAGAGCGGCGAGGCGGACCTCCAGTACGTGCTGGCGGCGGCGCAGGCGGTGGGCCGCGCGATGAAGCAGTACACGGTGGTGGTGGACAAGAGCACCGTGCCGGTGGGCACCGCGGACAAGGTTCGCGACGCCATCGCCAAGGTGACGGACGTGGAGTTCGACGTCGTCTCCAACCCGGAGTTCCTCAAGGAGGGCGCCGCGCTGGACGACTTCTTCAAGCCGGACCGCGTCGTCATCGGCGCGAACACCGAGCGCGCGCGGAAGATCATGGGAGAGCTCTACGCGCCGTTCGTGCGCACGGAGAACCCCATCCTGTTCATGGACACGCGCTCCGCGGAGCTGACGAAGTACGCGGCCAACGCGATGCTGGCCACGCGCATCTCCTTCATGAACGACATCTCCGCCCTCTGCGAGAAGGTGGGCGCGGACGTGGACTTCGTGCGCAAGGGCCTGGGCGCGGACAAGCGCATCGGCTACCCGTTCCTCTTCCCGGGCGTGGGCTACGGCGGCTCCTGCTTCCCCAAGGACGTGAAGGCGCTGGTCACCACGGCGCGTGAGTACGGCCTGGAGCTGGACCTGCTGCGCGCGGTGGAGCGCACCAACGAGCGGCAGAAGAAGCTGCTCGTGAACAAGGCCGTGAAGCACTACGGGTCGCTGGAGGGCAAGAAGTTCGGCGTCTGGGGCCTGGCGTTCAAGCCGAAGACGGACGACATGCGCGAGGCTCCCTCCATCGAGGTCATCGAGGGGCTCATCGGCAAGGGCGCGTCCGTGATTGCGCACGACCCGGTGGCGGCGCACGCGTCCAAGCGCGTCTTCGGCGACCGCATCCGCTACGCGGACCTGCCGTACGACGCGCTGGAGGGCGTGGACGGCCTGTTCGTGGTGACGGAGTGGAACGAGTTCCGCCACCCGGACTTCGACCGCATGAAGAAGCTGATGAAGTCGCCGGTCGTCTTCGACGGCCGCAACATCTTCCAGCCCGAGCGCATGCGCGAGCTGGGCTTCACCTACTTCGGCATCGGCCGGAAGTAA
- a CDS encoding LptA/OstA family protein, producing MIEFLVMALFLAQPASSQAAAPPTPGAPAVAQATPAAKPGAAAPAPPAAPAPGTPAPPPGTSLAPTGLRNPVDLSADHVTGDRNQAVLTGNVVVKHQTMDIRCDKMTGYYNATRQVTRVVCAGNVRAVDGDRQARGERADYDVPSGVLVVTGSPEARQGNTYLTGTKVRLILGNERLEVENARILVDSPASTVVPGTRKKAPVPKATGVTP from the coding sequence GTGATTGAGTTCCTCGTGATGGCGCTGTTCCTGGCGCAGCCCGCGTCCTCCCAGGCCGCCGCGCCTCCCACGCCCGGCGCCCCGGCCGTCGCGCAGGCCACGCCGGCCGCGAAGCCCGGTGCCGCCGCCCCGGCTCCGCCCGCCGCGCCGGCCCCGGGCACCCCGGCCCCCCCGCCGGGCACGTCCCTGGCGCCCACGGGCCTGCGCAACCCGGTGGACCTGTCCGCGGACCACGTCACCGGCGACCGCAACCAGGCGGTGCTCACCGGCAACGTGGTGGTGAAGCACCAGACCATGGACATCCGCTGCGACAAGATGACCGGCTACTACAACGCCACCCGCCAGGTGACGCGCGTGGTGTGCGCCGGCAACGTGCGCGCCGTGGACGGCGACCGGCAGGCCCGGGGCGAGCGCGCCGACTACGACGTGCCCTCGGGCGTGCTGGTGGTGACGGGGTCTCCGGAGGCCCGGCAGGGCAACACCTACCTCACCGGCACCAAGGTGCGCCTCATCCTCGGCAACGAGCGCCTGGAGGTGGAGAACGCCCGCATCCTCGTGGATTCCCCGGCCTCCACCGTCGTCCCCGGCACCCGCAAGAAGGCCCCCGTGCCCAAGGCCACGGGGGTGACCCCGTGA
- the astB gene encoding N-succinylarginine dihydrolase, with protein sequence MREYNFDGLIGPTHNYAGLSPGNLASQHHGGQPSHPREAALQGLEKMRFVSELGVGQAVLPPQPRPSLRTLRALGFTGSDEDVITRAARDAEHLLRLTSSASAMWTANAATVAPSADTADGRVHLTPANLTQMFHRAIEADTTHAVLRAIFADAKHFQVHAPLPGGSHFADEGAANHTRLFTPGHKAVHLLAWGRSAWQDVKGPQRFPARQTLESSQALARLHRLAPEQVLLPQQHPDGIDAGAFHTDVLAVGNERFLMLHALAFVEHPKLLQTLREKLGDALRFEVATDAELPVKDAVRAYPFNSQVLSLPDGTMAIIAPIESRETPTARAFLERVVAGDNPVKAVHYLDVRQSMNNGGGPACLRQRITLTDAERAAITADVFYSPALHESLAAWVRKHYRDVLKPEDVRDPALARETMTALDELTRLLKLGSVYDFQQ encoded by the coding sequence ATGCGCGAATACAACTTCGACGGCCTCATTGGCCCGACCCACAATTACGCCGGCCTCTCGCCGGGCAACCTGGCGTCACAACACCACGGCGGCCAGCCCAGCCACCCCCGCGAGGCGGCGCTCCAGGGGCTGGAGAAGATGCGCTTCGTGTCGGAGCTGGGGGTGGGCCAGGCGGTGCTGCCGCCCCAGCCGCGCCCGTCCCTGCGCACCCTGCGCGCGCTGGGCTTCACGGGCTCCGACGAGGACGTCATCACCCGCGCCGCGCGCGACGCGGAGCACCTGCTTCGCCTCACCTCCAGCGCCTCCGCCATGTGGACGGCGAACGCGGCCACGGTGGCGCCGTCGGCGGACACGGCGGACGGCCGGGTGCACCTGACGCCCGCGAACCTCACGCAGATGTTCCACCGCGCCATCGAGGCGGACACCACGCACGCGGTGCTGCGCGCCATCTTCGCGGACGCGAAGCACTTCCAGGTGCACGCCCCGCTGCCGGGCGGCTCTCACTTCGCGGACGAGGGCGCGGCCAACCACACGCGCCTCTTCACCCCGGGCCACAAGGCCGTGCACCTGCTCGCCTGGGGCCGCAGCGCGTGGCAGGACGTGAAGGGGCCGCAGCGCTTCCCCGCGCGCCAGACGCTGGAGTCCAGCCAGGCCCTGGCGCGGCTGCACCGGCTGGCCCCGGAGCAGGTGCTGCTGCCGCAGCAGCACCCGGACGGCATCGACGCGGGCGCGTTCCACACGGACGTGCTCGCGGTGGGCAACGAGCGCTTCCTCATGCTGCACGCGCTGGCGTTCGTGGAGCACCCGAAGCTCCTCCAGACGCTGCGCGAGAAGCTGGGGGACGCCTTGCGCTTCGAGGTGGCGACGGACGCCGAGCTGCCGGTGAAGGACGCGGTGCGTGCGTACCCGTTCAACTCGCAGGTGCTGTCGCTGCCGGACGGCACCATGGCCATCATCGCGCCCATCGAGAGCCGCGAGACGCCCACCGCCCGCGCCTTCCTGGAGCGCGTCGTCGCCGGGGACAACCCGGTGAAGGCGGTGCACTACCTGGACGTTCGACAGTCCATGAACAACGGCGGTGGCCCGGCGTGTCTGCGTCAGCGCATCACGCTCACGGACGCGGAGCGCGCGGCCATCACCGCGGACGTCTTCTACTCGCCGGCCCTGCACGAATCGCTGGCGGCGTGGGTGCGCAAGCACTACCGCGACGTGCTCAAGCCGGAGGACGTGCGCGACCCGGCGCTCGCGCGAGAGACGATGACCGCGCTCGATGAGCTGACGCGCCTGCTCAAGCTGGGCAGCGTGTACGACTTCCAGCAGTGA
- a CDS encoding lysophospholipid acyltransferase family protein: MERPPLTKRLKRYLRYLLIAGMLRVLQFLSLGTARALGMTLGGWAYALAGGERRKALKSLARAFPERTEAERDALARGAFRHLAAAALEVASSRALEAGLEALVAWPEEDRRVLEAALAKRKGVVFVSGHVGNWELLARRVAKAGYPSQSIAKETSDPRLTALVEDFRARGGVRSIWRGQEGAARAMLRALRGGEILGILIDQDTKVQSVFVPFFGELAATPRAAADLALRTGAAVVVGFCQREGQGYRLTMEEVPHPDATEREAAVQALTAALSQRIEAAIRRAPEQWVWMHQRWKTRPPEDVPPALPDAPSAPAR, encoded by the coding sequence GTGGAGCGTCCCCCTTTAACAAAGCGCCTCAAGCGTTACCTGCGCTACCTGCTCATCGCCGGGATGTTGCGCGTGCTCCAGTTCCTGTCCCTGGGAACGGCCCGGGCCCTGGGCATGACGCTGGGCGGCTGGGCGTACGCGCTCGCGGGAGGGGAGCGCAGGAAGGCGCTCAAGTCGCTGGCCCGCGCCTTCCCGGAAAGGACGGAGGCGGAGCGTGACGCGCTCGCCCGGGGCGCCTTCCGCCACCTGGCCGCCGCGGCCCTGGAGGTGGCCTCCTCGCGCGCGCTGGAGGCCGGGCTGGAGGCCCTGGTGGCCTGGCCGGAGGAGGACCGCCGCGTGCTGGAGGCCGCGCTGGCGAAGCGGAAGGGCGTCGTCTTCGTGTCCGGACACGTGGGCAACTGGGAGCTGCTCGCCCGGCGCGTGGCGAAGGCGGGCTACCCCAGCCAGAGCATCGCCAAGGAGACCAGCGACCCGCGCCTCACCGCGCTGGTGGAGGACTTCCGGGCCAGGGGCGGCGTGCGCAGCATCTGGCGCGGCCAGGAGGGCGCGGCCCGGGCCATGCTCCGAGCGCTCCGCGGCGGCGAAATCCTGGGCATCCTCATCGACCAGGACACCAAGGTGCAGTCCGTCTTCGTGCCCTTCTTCGGGGAGCTGGCGGCCACCCCGCGCGCGGCGGCGGACCTGGCGCTGCGCACCGGCGCGGCGGTGGTGGTGGGCTTCTGTCAGCGCGAAGGGCAGGGCTACCGGCTCACCATGGAGGAGGTGCCGCACCCGGACGCGACGGAGCGTGAAGCGGCCGTGCAGGCCCTCACCGCCGCGCTGTCGCAGCGCATCGAGGCGGCCATCCGCCGCGCGCCCGAACAGTGGGTGTGGATGCATCAGCGCTGGAAGACGCGTCCTCCCGAGGACGTTCCCCCAGCCCTACCTGACGCGCCGTCCGCCCCGGCACGGTGA
- the lptB gene encoding LPS export ABC transporter ATP-binding protein — MSGAKLFAEGLQKSFRGRQVVRGVSFNVAPGEVVGLLGPNGAGKTTSFNMVVGLVTPDAGRVRVGDEDLTHLPMHRRARRGVGYLPQEASVFRKLTVRENFLAVLELEKGLTAQDRKKRADALLEEFGLSHVAESWGETLSGGERRRAEIARSLIPAPGFILFDEPFAGVDPINVGDLQRQIHLLRERGLGILITDHNVQDTLGICDRAYIIAQGQILEEGTPAQIANSARAKAVYLGDRFRLQAP; from the coding sequence GTGAGCGGCGCGAAGCTGTTCGCCGAAGGGCTCCAGAAGTCCTTCCGCGGCCGTCAGGTGGTGCGGGGCGTGTCCTTCAACGTCGCCCCCGGTGAAGTCGTGGGCCTCCTGGGCCCCAACGGCGCCGGCAAGACGACGAGCTTCAACATGGTGGTGGGTCTGGTGACGCCGGACGCGGGCCGGGTGCGCGTGGGCGACGAGGACCTCACCCACCTGCCCATGCACCGCCGCGCCCGCCGTGGCGTGGGCTACCTGCCGCAGGAAGCCTCCGTCTTCCGCAAGCTCACGGTGCGCGAGAACTTCCTCGCCGTGCTGGAGCTGGAGAAGGGCCTCACCGCCCAGGACCGCAAGAAGCGCGCGGACGCCCTCCTGGAGGAGTTCGGCCTCTCCCACGTCGCCGAGTCCTGGGGCGAAACCCTCTCCGGCGGCGAGCGGCGGCGCGCGGAGATCGCCCGCAGCCTCATCCCCGCCCCCGGCTTCATCCTCTTCGACGAGCCCTTCGCCGGCGTGGACCCCATCAACGTGGGCGACCTCCAGCGTCAGATCCACCTCCTGCGCGAGCGGGGCCTGGGCATCCTCATCACCGACCACAACGTCCAGGACACCCTGGGCATCTGCGACCGGGCCTACATCATCGCACAGGGGCAGATCCTCGAAGAGGGGACGCCCGCGCAGATCGCCAATTCGGCCCGCGCGAAAGCCGTCTACCTGGGAGACCGGTTCCGTCTCCAGGCTCCGTGA
- a CDS encoding acyltransferase encodes MKQQSGGSLDALTGLRFLAALHVVLFHFGTPCIQGVAPEWMVQGVASGYASVGVFFLLSGFVLAYNYVDTAGRMQTPPRAFWSARVARVYPVFLLMFLLSAVPTAQGSLAANSVPVSMAKLGTAGLTTLMLLQSWVPKLALYWNPPSWSVSVEAFFYAVFPALAGRLERFRGARMTLALAGAWLLGLLPPVLYLVLRPDGPGTLNAAFGGAWLAVVKFNPLMRLPEFLLGVLLGLVFVRERAAATSRRSGAVMALAGAALLMVGFSQGAAVPYPLMHNALLAPASGLLVYGLARGGGPLGQVLARPWLVHLGGASYALYLLQYPVSELVHWMERFVDLSSPTRFLAVLLVLLVPASVAVHRWVETPWRTRVRRGLQPWVEGTPAPSASARVAPGA; translated from the coding sequence ATGAAGCAGCAGTCCGGAGGTTCGCTGGATGCACTGACAGGGCTGCGCTTCCTGGCGGCCCTGCACGTCGTGTTGTTCCACTTCGGCACCCCGTGCATCCAGGGCGTGGCGCCGGAGTGGATGGTGCAGGGGGTGGCCTCCGGCTATGCGTCCGTGGGGGTCTTCTTCCTCCTGTCCGGCTTCGTGCTCGCGTACAACTACGTGGACACGGCCGGAAGGATGCAGACCCCGCCCCGGGCCTTCTGGAGCGCGCGGGTGGCGCGCGTCTATCCGGTGTTCCTCCTGATGTTCCTCTTGTCCGCGGTGCCCACGGCGCAGGGCTCGCTGGCGGCGAACTCCGTGCCGGTGTCCATGGCGAAGCTGGGCACGGCGGGGCTCACCACGCTGATGCTGCTCCAGTCGTGGGTGCCGAAGCTGGCGCTGTACTGGAACCCGCCGTCCTGGTCCGTGTCGGTGGAGGCGTTCTTCTACGCGGTGTTCCCCGCGCTGGCCGGGCGGCTGGAGCGCTTCCGGGGCGCGCGCATGACCTTGGCGCTGGCGGGCGCGTGGCTTCTGGGGCTGCTGCCGCCGGTGCTCTACCTGGTGCTGCGGCCGGACGGGCCGGGCACGTTGAACGCGGCGTTCGGCGGCGCCTGGCTGGCGGTGGTGAAGTTCAATCCGCTGATGCGCCTGCCGGAGTTCCTCCTGGGCGTGCTGCTGGGGCTCGTCTTCGTGCGGGAGCGGGCGGCGGCGACGTCCCGGCGCTCCGGCGCGGTGATGGCGCTGGCGGGCGCGGCGCTGCTGATGGTGGGCTTCTCCCAGGGCGCGGCGGTTCCGTATCCGCTGATGCACAACGCGCTGCTGGCGCCCGCGTCCGGGCTGCTGGTGTACGGGCTGGCGCGCGGCGGTGGTCCGCTGGGGCAGGTGCTGGCGCGGCCGTGGCTGGTGCACCTGGGCGGGGCCAGCTACGCGCTGTACCTGCTGCAGTACCCGGTCAGCGAGCTGGTGCACTGGATGGAGCGGTTCGTGGACCTGTCGTCACCCACGCGCTTCCTGGCGGTGCTGCTGGTGTTGCTGGTGCCCGCGTCGGTGGCGGTGCACCGGTGGGTGGAGACGCCGTGGCGCACGCGGGTGCGACGCGGGCTTCAGCCGTGGGTGGAGGGCACGCCCGCGCCGTCGGCTTCGGCGCGCGTGGCGCCGGGCGCCTGA
- a CDS encoding nucleotidyltransferase family protein: MAPGLLDMFRVLSSFDPPRGKLKGAPWEAYVDWAISQGLAPLAAYNLEYRMGGGEAPEWARDRMMSIYTGSVNDNVMKLVHFKRIVDQLEGRKLLLLGGAAFAEALYPHVGFRPVLDIQVLVRRMDVDGFAGYLSNHEFVPEPDTGNTGAARVVSDGRTPIHIYADVLGANRREQLAGIFERARPMKVYGQSVFRPELEDALLLTALDQAHHGYDVPWLSFVDLRELITGATWMGGVYSRPLDVPALLSRAEAFGLERALYTSLAIVARLFPEAEAQATAAFPPLRRATRELLDRGVVGPVSTPGRSSALRGVDRLRRILTGR; the protein is encoded by the coding sequence ATGGCGCCTGGCCTCCTCGACATGTTCAGGGTCCTGTCCTCGTTCGACCCGCCGCGCGGCAAGCTCAAGGGCGCGCCGTGGGAGGCCTACGTGGACTGGGCCATCTCCCAGGGACTGGCGCCGCTCGCGGCGTACAACCTGGAGTACCGGATGGGCGGTGGCGAGGCGCCGGAGTGGGCCCGCGACCGGATGATGTCCATCTACACCGGCTCCGTGAACGACAACGTCATGAAGCTGGTCCACTTCAAGCGCATCGTGGATCAGCTGGAGGGCCGCAAGCTGCTGCTGCTGGGCGGCGCGGCCTTCGCGGAGGCGCTCTATCCGCACGTGGGCTTCCGGCCCGTGCTGGACATCCAGGTGCTGGTGCGCCGCATGGACGTGGACGGCTTCGCCGGCTACCTGTCCAACCACGAGTTCGTCCCGGAGCCGGACACCGGCAACACCGGCGCGGCGCGCGTGGTGTCCGACGGCCGCACCCCCATCCACATCTACGCGGACGTGCTGGGCGCGAACCGCCGTGAGCAGTTGGCCGGCATCTTCGAGCGCGCCCGACCCATGAAGGTCTACGGCCAGTCCGTCTTCCGTCCGGAGCTGGAGGACGCGCTGTTGCTCACCGCGCTGGACCAGGCCCATCACGGGTATGACGTGCCGTGGCTGTCGTTCGTGGACCTGCGCGAGCTCATCACCGGCGCCACCTGGATGGGCGGCGTGTACTCGCGCCCGCTGGACGTGCCCGCGCTCCTGTCGCGCGCGGAGGCGTTCGGGCTGGAGCGCGCTCTCTACACGTCGCTGGCCATCGTGGCGCGTCTGTTCCCGGAAGCCGAAGCGCAGGCCACCGCCGCCTTCCCGCCGCTGCGCCGCGCGACGCGTGAGCTTCTGGACCGTGGGGTGGTGGGTCCGGTGAGCACCCCCGGGCGCTCTTCCGCCCTGCGGGGTGTGGACCGACTGCGGCGCATCCTCACGGGACGATAA